Genomic DNA from Thermobifida alba:
GATCCCCGAGCGCCCCTTCGACATCGACGAGGTCGTCGCCTACGTCGAGAGCCGCTTCAAGACCAAGTACGCGCCGATCATCGTGGTCGCCGAGGGGGCCCACCCCAAGGAGGGCCAGATGGAGCTGGCCAGCGGCGAGCGCGACGCCTTCGGCCACGTGCGGCTGGGCGGCATCGGCCAGCGCCTGGCCGACGAGATCGAGGCGCGCACCGGCAAGGAGGCCCGCTCGGTGGTCCTGGGCCACGTGCAGCGCGGCGGCACCCCGTCGGCCTTCGACCGGGTGCTGGCCACCCGCCTGGGCGTGCAGGCCATCACCGCGGTCAACGACAAGGACTTCGGCAAGATGGTCGCCCTGCGCGGCACCGACATCGTCCGCGTCGACCTGGCCGACGCCACCGACGAGCTCAAGACCGTCCCGATCGAGCGCTACGAGGAGGCCGAGGTCTTCTTCGGCTAGACCTCGCACGGCCCTCCCGCGGCTCCCGGCGCAGCGCGCCGGGAGCCGCGGTCGTGTCCGGGGCCACGACCGCGGCCGGACAAACCGGTGGCGCTGGTGACCGATACTGGTAGTAGCGGTTCCCCTCGTGGACCGCGCCCCTGTCAGGCCCACACCATCGGAGGTACCGTCATGTCCGCCCCGCTCGACTCCGTGACCGTCGACGCGCGTGCGGACGGCGCGGCTGCGACCCCCGCGCAGGAGCTGGGCGAGCTGTGTGTGCTCATGAAGCTCGGCGAGATCGTGCTCAAGGGCAGCAACCGGCACCTGTTCGAGCGCCGTCTGCACAACAACATCCGCGCCGCCGCCAGGGGACTGCCCGAGTTCCGGATCTCCCAACGCAAGGGCGTCGTCATGCTGCGCATGCCCGACGCCTCCGACCTCGACGTGGCCCAGCTGGCCGAGCGCATGCGCAACGTGATGGGCGTCGTGTGGGTGCACCTGGTGCGCCGGGTGGCCAAGGACCCCGTCGTCGTCACCGGAGTCGCGGTGCAGGCCATGGCCGACCGCTCCGGCTCCTTCGCGGTGCGGGCCCGCCGCCGCGACAAGCGCTTCCCGATGACCTCCTCCGAACTGGCCGCGCACGTGGGCGGCGCGATCAAGCAGGCCCACCCGCACCTGACCGTCAACCTCTCCAAGCCCGACCACACCGTGCAGATCGAGGTCGACAAGGACGAGGTGTTCGTCTTCACCGAGGGGATGCCCGGCCAGGGCGGCCTGCCGGTGGGGATGAGCGGGCGCGGCCTGGTGCTGATGTCCGGCGGCATCGACTCCCCGGTGGCGGCCTACCGGATGATGCGCCGCGGCCTCAAGGTCGACTTCCTGCACTTCTCCGGAATGCCGTTCACCGGCCCGGAGTCCATCTACAAGGCCTACAGCCTGGTCCGCCAGCTCGACCGGTTCCAGGGAGGCTCCCGGCTGTACGTGGTGCCGTTCGGCAAGGCCCAGCAGCAGCTCCGCAACTCCGGGGCGGAGCGGCTGCAGATCGTCGCCCAGCGCCGCCTCATGCTCAAGACCGCCGAGGCCCTCGCCGACCGGCTGCACGCCACGGCCCTGGTCACCGGGGACGCGCTCGGTCAGGTCTCCAGCCAGACCCTGGCCAACATCACCGCCCTGGACGACGCCGTGGACCTGCCGATCCTGCGTCCGCTGATCGGCATGGACAAGACCGAGATCATGGACCAGGCCCGCGCCATCGGCACGCTCGCCATCTCCGAGCTGCCCGACGAGGACTGCTGCACCATGCTCACCCCGCGCCAGGTGGAGACCGCGGCCAAGATCGCCGACCTCCGCCAGATCGAGAAGCGCCTGGACGTCGAGGAGATCGCCGAGCACCTGGCGACCAACGTGCAGCTGCACCGCCCGAGCTACTTCAGCGAGGAGGAGACCGCGGCCTGAGGCCTCCCCGTCGCCCCGGCCCGGCCGGGGCGACGGGGAGGCACCGTTCAGACGCCGAGCGCGGCGGTCTGGGGAACAGCGGTGAGCGTGCGGCCCACCAGCGCGGGAAGCGTGTCCACCAGGTGCGCCAACGCGTCCAGGTCGGCCTCGGTCAGCGCCTGCGGCCCGTCGCACAGCGCCGTCTCCGGGGCGGGGTGCACGTCGACGATGATGCCGTCGGCGCCCACCGCGATCGCCGCGCGCGACAGCGGCAGCACCAGGTCCCGCTTGCCGCCCGAATGCGACGGGTCCACGATCACCGGAAGGTGCGACAGGGACTGCGCCACCGGGACCGCGCTGATGTCGAGGGTGTTGCGGGTGGCCTTCTCGAAGGTGCGGATACCGCGCTCGCACAGCACGATGTCCAGGTTGCCGCGCTGGGCGATGTACTCGGCCGCCATCAGCCACTCCTCGATGGTGGCGCTCATCCCGCGCTTGAGCAGCACCGGCTTGCCCGCCTCCCCCGCGGCCTGCAGCAGCGCGAAGTTCTGCATGTTGCGGGTGCCGATCTGGAGCATGTCCGCGTAGGAGGCGACCAGCTCCACGTCGGAGGCGTCCACCACCTCGGTCACGACGGGCAGCCCCGTCTCGTCGCGCACGTCCGACAGGATCTTCAGCCCCGCCTCGCCCAGACCCTGGAACGCGTAGGGGGAGGTGCGCGGCTTGTAGGCGCCGCCGCGCAGCAGCGAGGCGCCCGCGCGCCTGGCCATCAGCGCCGCCTCCAGGGTCTGCTCGGGGGTCTCCACCGCGCACGGTCCGGCGATCACCGTCATGTGGTCGCCGCCGATCGGCACGCCCGCCACGCGCACCACCGACCGCTCCGCGGTGTTCTCCCGGCTGACCAGTTTGTAGGGGGCGGAGATGTGCAGCACGTCGGCCACCCCCGGCAGGGCGCGCAGGTCCAGGGTCGCGAACCGCTGGACATCGCCCACGAGCCCGATGATGGTTCGGCTCACGCCCCGGGTCACGTAGGCCTCGCCGCCGGCCGAGGCGACGAGGTCCACGATCGAGGCGATGTTGTCGGAAGAGGCGTCGGGCGCCATCACGATGACCATTGAACGCTGTCCTTAACGGGTGCTGTGGAGAGTGGGTGTCGGGGCAGCGGCGGGACGGGAAAGACAAAAAAGCCCCGGACCATGCGGCCCGGGGCTTCGAAGTCGTCCGTGTCAGCGCAGCGCTCGTCGGGCGACCGATCCCGTGGGCCGGTAGCCATAAAAGCGCCAGAAGTTCCGCTGCATGGCAGTGACTATAGCGCACGGGGGAGGCGCCGTTGCCAACGAGGCGGAGTCGGGGCGTAACCGGGAACCTGGAAAGATGGCCTTGGATCGAGCATCGGGAGAAGAGAACGATTGTCTGAGCGACGGCTGCCACCAGGGCAGTATG
This window encodes:
- the thiI gene encoding tRNA uracil 4-sulfurtransferase ThiI, which produces MSAPLDSVTVDARADGAAATPAQELGELCVLMKLGEIVLKGSNRHLFERRLHNNIRAAARGLPEFRISQRKGVVMLRMPDASDLDVAQLAERMRNVMGVVWVHLVRRVAKDPVVVTGVAVQAMADRSGSFAVRARRRDKRFPMTSSELAAHVGGAIKQAHPHLTVNLSKPDHTVQIEVDKDEVFVFTEGMPGQGGLPVGMSGRGLVLMSGGIDSPVAAYRMMRRGLKVDFLHFSGMPFTGPESIYKAYSLVRQLDRFQGGSRLYVVPFGKAQQQLRNSGAERLQIVAQRRLMLKTAEALADRLHATALVTGDALGQVSSQTLANITALDDAVDLPILRPLIGMDKTEIMDQARAIGTLAISELPDEDCCTMLTPRQVETAAKIADLRQIEKRLDVEEIAEHLATNVQLHRPSYFSEEETAA
- the aroF gene encoding 3-deoxy-7-phosphoheptulonate synthase, which translates into the protein MVIVMAPDASSDNIASIVDLVASAGGEAYVTRGVSRTIIGLVGDVQRFATLDLRALPGVADVLHISAPYKLVSRENTAERSVVRVAGVPIGGDHMTVIAGPCAVETPEQTLEAALMARRAGASLLRGGAYKPRTSPYAFQGLGEAGLKILSDVRDETGLPVVTEVVDASDVELVASYADMLQIGTRNMQNFALLQAAGEAGKPVLLKRGMSATIEEWLMAAEYIAQRGNLDIVLCERGIRTFEKATRNTLDISAVPVAQSLSHLPVIVDPSHSGGKRDLVLPLSRAAIAVGADGIIVDVHPAPETALCDGPQALTEADLDALAHLVDTLPALVGRTLTAVPQTAALGV